A section of the Pedobacter sp. HDW13 genome encodes:
- a CDS encoding Dyp-type peroxidase codes for MNTLKLEERLDEVWKHCQRGLVYPSPFAIFTTFWVNAPVNRPQLTELMAAVRKEINTNEVLANRNTSVVLGISFKNWAAICKKEGLSLPQGMRLNFPTKDDPFTSDVFDASKGVFDDTDGDLWFHIKSDSKQACEVVLDFLVKGLKGITKHYFAQDAASKSNQKDGNKGKVLGCRFSENLNNPSDPITIAKHTLIGGEDISHLGGSFVLAQRFIINWNQINMMTEDQIEDLIGRKTDDTIIPDRDSRSHIKSARIQDEHGNTTPILRLGLPFGRAKQSSVGFRAPKSVTVSDEEGIYFAGFAKAAGILENIMSNQVGGDKGFMNDRLFNHLKSDLGGIFYIPSMDDLALDQHPDYSNNFSFMEKGDWSKFPGVDWTRLDRHYQDASKNGLMYYSHQNYLFAMSTGINRHNHYFKTPSNRILSLMENIFSLWQDNWYFNRKQEEIKDDLQHYIKAYEGSDKPADIMKESIMIRKGWAVRLSLQLFSSADYGFRGRKVRFPDGTLHPYSAFIEAKGECVYGSDTYRISPEEIIVGAMPNLSLGEGRYVMKYLSETERMDGFLSNLSEASGVGHVIPHYEKALQKGLQQMKTEVLAYEHKASTPELKDFYRSSYLSLQGITEYIQNYEKLARETAGKMAEGQAWEKANLLAIAARMKKLANDKPDTFVEAVQFIFTLHSCLHLNGEPTAIGRMDQLLQPFYKKDGISEDEAQEIIDAFYIKLDEKVQQNRIFMEDHQPFGNLAMGGASGPYPQGASLGQWIQQITVGGTIADGTADFAASKPAYNDVTKLFIRASGRLPLNAPCLSLRTRKDIPKEILEEAAHAILSGGAHPILLNDEKIIEGLYRSGDHVGGDLGHSNKNWNSAVSMQSAQNYACDGCYEPQFPGENWFSLGGFSTLQPLECALNQGRTYSSAGQAYLFGQNVSLNSKPADQIKSFDELVKIYFQHFELLNRKAFNGQLMGFGANTKFCPSPILNVLMDDCLARGLDFYSGGTKYNIYGPCYISLSSTINSLYAIKVMVFDDKNAVTTLPELLECLCCDWGYKMTEPFISTLAGESRITSRSDRFKRLREIALSLPRYGRGHHEIDAFGDTILGGVAKISVETFTKPLPQMYSALQNLAARYGTEEHPFGIQIQPGVGTFENHVEMGAWNGASADGRRLGTAVASDLSAAPSPMDLPVDHQYAGFEASLAGFEGEGADLMTDGAPTDYNVDEDFPAERIVRVMQQFAEGHSSNILTITVASPDTYSQAVGSPEQFNLLRVRTGGWSNFFTSVFPLTQDQHRRRPVSTPEVMEKKEGDISKCPFHHKMAEG; via the coding sequence ATGAACACCTTAAAACTAGAAGAAAGGCTTGACGAAGTGTGGAAACACTGTCAGCGCGGATTAGTGTATCCATCACCCTTCGCCATTTTTACCACATTCTGGGTAAATGCACCGGTAAACCGGCCACAGTTAACCGAACTGATGGCTGCGGTACGGAAAGAAATTAATACCAATGAAGTACTGGCAAACAGAAATACCTCGGTAGTACTGGGTATTTCTTTTAAAAACTGGGCTGCTATCTGTAAAAAAGAAGGGCTAAGCTTACCGCAGGGCATGCGCCTTAATTTTCCAACCAAAGACGATCCTTTTACCTCAGATGTTTTTGATGCCTCGAAAGGGGTTTTCGATGATACCGATGGCGATCTGTGGTTTCACATTAAAAGTGATAGCAAGCAGGCCTGTGAGGTGGTACTCGATTTTCTGGTAAAAGGATTAAAGGGAATAACCAAACATTATTTTGCACAGGATGCGGCTTCTAAATCCAATCAGAAAGATGGTAATAAAGGTAAAGTATTGGGTTGCCGCTTTTCTGAAAACCTGAATAACCCTTCCGATCCGATTACCATTGCCAAACATACTCTAATAGGGGGTGAAGATATTAGCCATTTAGGCGGATCGTTTGTGCTTGCACAGCGTTTTATCATCAACTGGAACCAGATCAATATGATGACCGAAGATCAGATCGAAGACCTGATTGGACGTAAAACCGACGATACCATTATTCCCGACCGCGATTCGCGCAGTCACATTAAATCGGCCAGAATACAAGATGAACATGGCAATACTACGCCAATCCTGCGCTTAGGTTTACCATTCGGCAGGGCCAAACAATCATCAGTTGGGTTCAGGGCGCCAAAATCGGTTACCGTTTCTGACGAGGAAGGCATTTACTTTGCAGGTTTTGCCAAAGCAGCCGGAATACTCGAAAATATTATGAGCAACCAGGTTGGGGGCGATAAGGGTTTTATGAACGACCGTTTATTTAATCACCTCAAATCAGATTTGGGTGGTATCTTTTATATTCCAAGTATGGATGACCTGGCCCTGGATCAGCACCCCGACTACAGCAATAATTTCTCGTTTATGGAGAAAGGCGACTGGTCTAAATTTCCGGGGGTAGACTGGACACGCTTAGACCGCCATTATCAGGATGCATCTAAAAACGGGTTGATGTACTACAGCCATCAGAATTACCTGTTCGCCATGTCGACCGGTATTAACCGCCACAACCACTATTTTAAAACACCGAGTAACCGCATACTGAGCCTGATGGAGAATATTTTTTCTTTATGGCAGGATAACTGGTATTTTAACCGCAAGCAGGAGGAAATTAAAGACGACCTTCAGCATTACATCAAAGCCTACGAGGGGAGTGATAAACCTGCCGATATCATGAAAGAATCGATCATGATTAGAAAAGGCTGGGCTGTGCGTTTAAGCCTGCAGTTGTTTAGCTCTGCTGATTACGGCTTTAGGGGGCGTAAAGTCAGGTTTCCAGATGGTACGCTTCATCCTTATTCAGCCTTTATCGAAGCAAAAGGCGAATGTGTCTATGGATCAGATACCTACCGGATTTCGCCCGAAGAGATTATTGTAGGCGCCATGCCAAACCTATCGTTAGGCGAGGGCCGTTATGTGATGAAATACCTTTCGGAAACCGAACGCATGGACGGCTTTTTAAGCAACCTGAGCGAAGCATCGGGGGTAGGGCACGTAATACCTCATTACGAAAAAGCTTTGCAAAAAGGTTTACAGCAAATGAAAACAGAAGTACTGGCTTACGAGCATAAGGCAAGCACTCCAGAATTGAAAGACTTTTATCGCTCTTCGTATTTATCGCTGCAAGGCATTACAGAATACATTCAGAACTACGAAAAGCTGGCCCGCGAAACTGCCGGAAAAATGGCCGAAGGGCAGGCCTGGGAAAAAGCCAATTTGCTGGCTATCGCTGCTCGGATGAAAAAACTGGCTAACGATAAGCCCGATACTTTTGTAGAAGCAGTACAGTTTATTTTTACCCTGCACTCCTGTTTGCACTTAAACGGCGAGCCTACTGCAATTGGCCGGATGGACCAGCTGTTGCAGCCTTTTTATAAAAAAGATGGTATTTCGGAAGATGAGGCACAGGAAATTATCGATGCTTTTTACATCAAATTAGATGAGAAAGTACAACAAAACCGCATTTTTATGGAAGATCATCAGCCTTTTGGCAACCTGGCCATGGGTGGTGCTTCCGGTCCGTACCCACAGGGTGCTTCTTTAGGCCAGTGGATTCAGCAAATTACCGTAGGTGGAACAATAGCCGATGGTACTGCCGATTTTGCAGCCAGTAAACCAGCTTATAACGATGTAACGAAACTCTTTATCCGTGCCTCGGGCAGGTTGCCTTTAAATGCGCCTTGCCTTTCGCTGCGTACACGTAAAGATATTCCCAAAGAAATACTTGAAGAAGCTGCTCATGCAATCCTTTCGGGTGGGGCACATCCGATCTTGCTCAACGACGAAAAAATTATCGAAGGGCTTTACCGCAGTGGAGATCATGTGGGTGGCGATCTTGGCCACAGCAACAAAAACTGGAATTCGGCCGTTTCCATGCAATCGGCACAGAACTATGCCTGCGATGGCTGTTACGAACCGCAGTTTCCGGGCGAGAACTGGTTTTCGCTGGGTGGCTTTTCTACCTTACAGCCATTGGAGTGTGCTTTAAACCAAGGGCGTACCTATTCATCGGCGGGCCAGGCTTACCTGTTCGGGCAAAATGTATCGCTCAATTCAAAACCTGCAGATCAGATTAAAAGTTTTGATGAACTGGTAAAGATTTATTTCCAGCATTTCGAATTGTTAAATCGCAAGGCCTTTAACGGGCAGCTAATGGGTTTTGGGGCCAATACCAAATTCTGTCCTTCGCCCATATTAAACGTGCTGATGGATGATTGTTTGGCCCGTGGACTTGATTTTTACAGCGGAGGTACCAAATACAACATTTACGGGCCTTGCTATATCTCCTTAAGTTCGACCATTAACTCGTTATACGCCATTAAGGTAATGGTGTTTGATGATAAAAACGCCGTAACCACCCTGCCCGAATTGCTGGAATGTTTGTGCTGTGATTGGGGATATAAAATGACCGAGCCCTTCATCAGTACGCTGGCCGGCGAATCGCGCATTACCAGTCGTTCCGATCGTTTTAAGCGTCTGCGTGAAATCGCGTTAAGCTTGCCGCGTTATGGCCGCGGGCACCACGAAATTGATGCTTTTGGCGATACCATTTTAGGTGGGGTTGCTAAAATATCAGTAGAAACCTTTACCAAGCCTTTACCGCAAATGTACAGTGCCTTGCAAAACCTGGCCGCGCGTTATGGTACCGAAGAACATCCTTTTGGTATTCAGATCCAGCCGGGAGTAGGTACTTTCGAAAACCATGTAGAAATGGGTGCATGGAACGGAGCCAGTGCCGATGGTCGCAGACTGGGCACCGCTGTAGCTTCTGACCTGAGCGCGGCACCAAGCCCGATGGATTTACCGGTTGATCACCAGTATGCAGGTTTCGAGGCCTCATTGGCTGGTTTCGAAGGCGAAGGTGCTGATCTGATGACTGATGGTGCACCAACGGATTATAATGTGGATGAAGATTTTCCGGCAGAGAGAATAGTGCGTGTAATGCAGCAATTTGCCGAAGGTCATTCATCCAATATCCTTACCATCACGGTAGCCAGTCCAGATACTTATAGTCAGGCCGTGGGTTCGCCAGAACAGTTTAATCTGTTGCGCGTAAGAACTGGTGGCTGGTCTAACTTCTTTACCTCGGTGTTCCCGCTTACGCAGGATCAGCACCGCAGGAGACCGGTTTCAACACCAGAAGTGATGGAAAAGAAAGAGGGTGACATTAGCAAATGCCCTTTCCACCATAAAATGGCTGAGGGATAA
- a CDS encoding sulfatase has product MKTTLKTYKLIQHSFGVLLLLISLNAFAQQKKTRPNIILFLVDDMGIMDTSVPFCAEVMPLNKRYHTPNMERLARQGMKFTNAYAQPVCTPTRTSLLTGMNTARTHITNWTSPNKNEPTDAKDEQFAPLNWNINGLSNTTNTENTVYATTFPQLLKKAGYYTIHVGKAHWGSMGTPGSNPYNLGFMVNIAGHSAGHPQSYLSEQRYGNLPGKAQAQAVPDLQEYYNSGTFLTEALTLEAKKAMETPIARKEPFYLNLAHYAVHVPLMADKRFVQSYYDAGLDSAEAKYASMVEGMDKSLGDIMDFLTEKGVAENTIIVFMSDNGGLDAHGRGGAVNTHNFPYRSGKGSVYEGGIREPMLVKWPGVAKAQSINANPVIIDDFFPTMLDWAGITDKKTIQKLDGLSLVPTLKNPAIKLNDRPLVFHYPNKWTNEKEEQLLGINYYSALRYGKWKLIYRMRNQALELYDLSKDISEKNDLAASNPTETKKLANILGKTLKERGAQMPVVSSTSKPVSFPDELTSNKQIQIPQKLH; this is encoded by the coding sequence TTGAAAACAACATTAAAAACATACAAGTTAATTCAGCATTCATTTGGTGTGCTATTACTTTTAATTAGCCTAAATGCTTTTGCGCAACAAAAGAAAACCCGGCCAAATATTATATTATTTTTAGTAGACGATATGGGCATAATGGATACTTCGGTTCCGTTTTGCGCTGAAGTGATGCCCTTGAATAAGCGGTACCATACACCCAATATGGAGCGGTTGGCCAGGCAAGGCATGAAATTTACCAACGCCTACGCACAACCTGTTTGTACACCTACCAGAACAAGCCTGCTAACCGGTATGAACACTGCGCGTACCCACATTACCAATTGGACATCGCCCAATAAAAACGAACCTACCGATGCCAAAGACGAGCAATTTGCCCCTTTAAACTGGAACATTAACGGATTAAGCAATACCACCAATACAGAAAATACGGTTTATGCCACTACTTTCCCACAATTGCTCAAAAAAGCCGGTTATTATACCATTCACGTAGGTAAGGCGCATTGGGGCTCGATGGGCACGCCAGGCTCAAATCCATATAACCTGGGCTTTATGGTTAATATTGCAGGTCACTCGGCAGGGCATCCGCAAAGTTATCTTTCCGAACAGCGCTACGGCAACTTACCTGGCAAAGCACAGGCACAAGCCGTGCCCGATTTACAGGAATATTACAACAGCGGTACTTTTTTAACAGAGGCTTTGACTTTAGAAGCTAAAAAAGCAATGGAAACACCCATTGCCAGAAAAGAACCTTTTTATTTAAACCTGGCACACTATGCGGTACATGTACCCCTTATGGCCGATAAACGCTTTGTGCAAAGCTATTACGATGCAGGTTTGGATAGTGCCGAAGCAAAGTATGCCAGTATGGTTGAGGGCATGGACAAAAGTTTGGGAGATATTATGGACTTCCTTACAGAGAAAGGTGTAGCAGAAAATACCATTATTGTGTTTATGAGCGATAATGGAGGCTTAGATGCGCATGGTCGTGGTGGCGCGGTTAACACCCACAATTTCCCTTACCGCTCGGGTAAAGGTTCGGTATACGAAGGTGGTATCCGCGAGCCAATGCTTGTAAAATGGCCGGGCGTAGCTAAAGCACAGAGCATTAACGCCAATCCCGTAATTATTGATGATTTTTTCCCCACAATGCTCGATTGGGCAGGTATAACTGATAAAAAAACGATTCAAAAGCTGGATGGTTTAAGCTTAGTACCCACCTTAAAAAATCCCGCTATTAAACTCAATGATCGCCCACTGGTTTTTCATTACCCCAATAAATGGACCAATGAAAAAGAGGAGCAGCTTTTAGGCATCAATTATTATAGTGCCTTAAGATACGGTAAATGGAAACTGATTTACCGCATGCGCAACCAGGCCTTAGAGCTGTACGATTTAAGTAAGGACATTTCGGAGAAAAACGATCTGGCAGCCTCAAATCCGACAGAAACTAAAAAGCTGGCCAACATTTTAGGGAAAACCCTAAAAGAGCGTGGTGCACAAATGCCTGTTGTAAGCAGTACCTCAAAGCCTGTTTCTTTTCCTGATGAACTTACATCAAATAAACAGATCCAAATACCTCAAAAATTACACTGA
- the phnA gene encoding phosphonoacetate hydrolase, with translation MNSISTQPFIIDGKTYSPEAKPIVVICMDGSANEYLDAAMARNRMPHLKKMIVQGYRGMVRGALPSFTNVNNASIVTGLSPAAHGICGNYFFDNAIQQEVMMNAATYLKAETILAAAANARRKVAVVTAKEKLRDILSHRLKGIAFSAEKAAHAALDTHGIEQVEQFVGQQTPPIYSAEASLFVLRAGVALIARGMADVLYLSLTDYMQHTYAPDTEQSLAFYETQDVELGKMLALGAIVAATADHGMNAKIKADGSPNILFIETMLTERFGSGFRVICPITDPYVKHHGALGSYAVVYLNDSTQINEVKNWLELQDGITEVYNKETGCRLLEQPADRTGDLLILSARDVVLGKTPNDHDLSALDGTLRSHGGRYEEMVPMVISHPLNSVYKMKAQRDPRNFDIFDFAINGTR, from the coding sequence ATGAACAGTATCTCCACCCAACCCTTTATCATCGATGGCAAAACCTATTCACCTGAAGCAAAACCAATTGTGGTGATTTGTATGGATGGCTCGGCCAATGAATACCTTGATGCAGCTATGGCCCGCAACCGGATGCCCCATCTAAAAAAAATGATTGTACAAGGCTACAGAGGAATGGTTAGGGGCGCCCTGCCCTCGTTTACCAATGTGAATAATGCATCTATTGTTACGGGGCTTAGTCCGGCAGCGCATGGCATATGCGGCAACTATTTTTTTGATAATGCCATACAACAGGAAGTAATGATGAATGCAGCAACTTACCTTAAAGCCGAAACCATACTGGCTGCAGCTGCAAATGCCAGACGCAAAGTGGCCGTAGTTACTGCCAAAGAAAAACTGAGGGATATACTTTCGCACCGGCTAAAAGGCATTGCCTTTTCGGCTGAAAAAGCTGCACATGCTGCCCTGGATACGCATGGTATTGAACAGGTAGAACAATTTGTTGGCCAGCAAACCCCACCAATTTACAGCGCTGAGGCCAGTTTATTCGTATTGCGCGCGGGAGTTGCTCTGATAGCCCGGGGGATGGCTGATGTTTTATACCTCTCGTTAACCGATTATATGCAGCATACTTACGCACCAGATACGGAACAATCACTCGCCTTTTATGAGACGCAGGATGTTGAATTGGGTAAAATGCTTGCTTTAGGAGCAATAGTGGCAGCAACTGCCGATCATGGTATGAATGCAAAAATTAAAGCAGACGGCTCTCCGAATATTTTGTTTATTGAAACCATGCTAACCGAAAGATTTGGTTCTGGCTTTAGGGTAATATGCCCCATTACCGATCCTTATGTGAAACACCATGGCGCCCTGGGTTCTTATGCGGTAGTTTATCTAAACGATAGCACCCAGATTAACGAAGTTAAAAACTGGCTTGAGTTGCAGGATGGGATTACCGAGGTGTACAACAAAGAAACAGGTTGCCGCCTACTCGAACAACCTGCCGACCGTACAGGCGACCTTTTGATACTTTCGGCCCGTGATGTGGTGCTGGGTAAAACTCCAAACGATCATGATTTAAGTGCACTTGATGGAACCTTACGCTCGCATGGCGGCCGGTACGAGGAAATGGTACCCATGGTTATTTCTCATCCACTCAATTCAGTTTATAAAATGAAGGCACAGCGCGATCCCCGTAACTTCGATATTTTTGATTTTGCTATTAATGGGACAAGGTGA
- a CDS encoding S41 family peptidase, which translates to MTVALGCGGNASHKQNNRPTAEADTTAKNLLTVNHMHGDLAVLWGAIKELHPGYGFYTPATQLKQAYQNVYNSLKRPLSESEFIDAVYPFLCQLRCGHTQLKHAASFKPSGDKKVPHLPFHVLVQQHRVWITGHQVQELHAGDEIITMNGIPVSEMIDHGFNLYCGDGYNETFKELFLSEYDGFEDVCNKYFHWQPPYTLNLRTAKGGLKTVKLIANDAKIPAETQKTVDNFAGWTVAGEIENSRLRFQKNKSTAWFQVSPFAYTDTVVYEKAFALIKRKDIRNLVLDLRHNTGGDIRVAIRLLSYLADADYNIVADVKSRFADPASSQFARYFDAGITSGFKLGFKAGAKAGNWHHITVTPEFGQLYGPFKLAKTNHFDGNLIVLIDGATFSSGALFTAALKAQNKNVKFIGRETAGSEEGCNGMTVQRLTLPNSKIVVDFPWMRVVSVAKNASRGRGIMPNYTVNYSPADVLSNKDLDLNKALALLR; encoded by the coding sequence ATGACAGTTGCGCTGGGTTGCGGAGGTAATGCATCACATAAGCAAAACAACAGGCCAACTGCCGAAGCAGATACCACAGCTAAAAATTTACTTACTGTAAACCACATGCATGGCGATTTAGCTGTTTTGTGGGGAGCCATTAAAGAACTGCATCCGGGCTATGGTTTTTATACGCCAGCAACCCAATTAAAGCAGGCTTATCAAAATGTTTACAACAGCCTAAAAAGACCGCTTTCTGAAAGTGAGTTTATAGATGCAGTGTATCCCTTTTTATGCCAGTTAAGGTGTGGGCATACCCAGTTAAAACATGCCGCATCATTTAAACCATCGGGCGATAAGAAAGTACCGCACTTGCCTTTTCATGTATTGGTACAACAGCACAGGGTGTGGATTACCGGGCATCAGGTTCAGGAACTACATGCAGGGGATGAAATTATTACAATGAATGGTATTCCGGTTTCCGAAATGATTGATCATGGTTTTAACCTGTATTGTGGTGATGGTTATAATGAAACATTTAAAGAATTGTTTTTAAGCGAATACGATGGTTTTGAAGATGTTTGTAACAAATACTTCCACTGGCAGCCCCCATACACACTTAACTTACGTACTGCCAAAGGTGGGTTGAAAACAGTAAAGCTGATAGCAAATGACGCAAAAATACCTGCTGAAACACAAAAAACGGTCGATAATTTTGCCGGATGGACAGTAGCCGGTGAAATTGAAAATTCGCGTTTACGCTTTCAAAAAAATAAATCGACAGCCTGGTTTCAGGTAAGTCCCTTTGCGTATACCGATACTGTGGTATATGAAAAAGCTTTTGCCCTGATTAAACGGAAAGATATCAGGAATTTGGTGCTCGATTTAAGGCACAACACCGGTGGAGATATCAGGGTGGCTATCCGTTTATTGTCTTACCTGGCTGATGCTGATTATAATATTGTTGCCGATGTAAAATCGAGGTTCGCTGATCCTGCTTCCAGTCAGTTTGCCCGGTATTTTGATGCCGGAATTACCAGTGGTTTTAAGCTCGGTTTTAAAGCCGGGGCTAAGGCAGGTAACTGGCACCACATTACTGTTACACCAGAATTTGGACAACTATACGGGCCATTTAAACTTGCTAAAACGAATCACTTTGATGGCAATCTGATTGTGTTGATTGATGGAGCCACTTTTTCGTCAGGCGCACTTTTTACAGCAGCGTTAAAGGCGCAAAATAAAAATGTTAAGTTTATTGGGCGGGAAACAGCAGGTTCGGAAGAGGGCTGTAACGGTATGACAGTGCAACGGCTAACCTTACCCAACAGCAAGATCGTAGTCGATTTTCCGTGGATGCGTGTGGTATCTGTAGCTAAAAATGCAAGTCGTGGCCGTGGCATTATGCCCAATTATACTGTTAATTACAGCCCCGCCGATGTACTAAGCAATAAGGACCTTGATTTAAATAAAGCCCTGGCGCTGCTGAGGTAA
- a CDS encoding cytochrome-c peroxidase — MSGLKKIVFFASLITLTTLLSIFCKTETKSAAEQVKADFDQQLIEFQSIVDQKLFKAVQNRNEKAIKESFLLARAKYKQLEYYIEYFFPSTAVMLNGAPIDEIELGENLIENPTGFQVMEEIIYEEPTKENRLELLNEVKKMQLNLQRVSRFNEQYQLTDAQLFDAIRLEIFRITSLGITGFDTPAALQAIPETASALTGIEDVLSKYDGTSANKTIASALAYLARNPDFNAFDRLTFITVYLDPISKHINLLRRKKNIPTAASGSALRDESVSMFEPNAFNVNKFVGNSTLFISDAKIALGKTLFNDPVLSNGGNRSCASCHHQSLAFTDGLTKAAAISKGEILLRNTPTLTYAGLQRGFFYDLKAGTLEDQALDVVHHKQEMNGSLAQASARINASKNYLTLFEKAYQDKTRKADPWKIQQALASYIRSLSPFNSKFDRYMRGDKKQLNEKEKKGFNLFMGKAKCGSCHFVPLFNGTPAPLFIKSEAEVLGVPASTDTIKPKLDQDLGRYALYAYPQYKHAFKTSTLRNITKTAPYMHNGVYKTLEQVMDFYNRGGGAGMGIEVSNQTLSADKLNLNKTEIKQIIAFLGTLEDLP; from the coding sequence ATGTCAGGCCTTAAAAAAATTGTCTTTTTCGCTTCATTAATAACCCTCACTACGCTGCTATCTATTTTCTGCAAAACAGAAACCAAATCAGCTGCAGAACAGGTTAAAGCAGACTTTGATCAGCAGCTTATTGAATTTCAAAGCATTGTTGATCAAAAATTATTTAAGGCCGTTCAAAACCGTAACGAAAAGGCAATTAAAGAATCCTTTTTACTGGCAAGAGCAAAATACAAGCAACTGGAATATTATATCGAATATTTTTTCCCTTCAACGGCTGTTATGCTTAATGGCGCACCAATTGATGAAATTGAATTGGGCGAAAACCTGATCGAGAACCCAACAGGCTTTCAGGTAATGGAAGAAATAATTTATGAAGAGCCAACGAAGGAAAACCGTCTGGAGTTATTAAACGAGGTAAAAAAAATGCAGCTCAACCTGCAGCGTGTTAGCCGTTTTAATGAGCAATACCAGCTTACCGATGCCCAACTATTTGATGCTATCCGTTTGGAAATTTTCAGGATTACCAGTTTGGGCATTACCGGCTTTGATACACCAGCTGCTTTACAGGCAATCCCCGAAACGGCCTCTGCATTAACAGGAATTGAAGATGTACTATCGAAATACGACGGAACATCAGCAAATAAAACAATCGCATCAGCCCTTGCTTATCTGGCCAGGAACCCGGACTTTAACGCTTTTGACCGGCTAACGTTTATAACCGTTTATCTTGATCCAATCAGTAAACACATCAACCTGCTTCGCCGGAAAAAAAACATACCAACTGCTGCAAGTGGCTCTGCATTGCGCGATGAATCGGTGAGCATGTTTGAGCCAAATGCGTTTAACGTAAATAAATTTGTAGGCAACAGCACGCTATTTATTAGTGACGCTAAAATTGCATTGGGCAAAACCCTGTTTAACGACCCGGTACTTTCTAATGGAGGCAACCGCAGCTGTGCCAGCTGTCACCACCAATCGCTCGCTTTTACAGATGGTTTAACCAAAGCGGCTGCAATATCGAAAGGTGAAATCTTATTGAGGAATACCCCAACATTAACCTATGCCGGTTTGCAACGCGGGTTCTTTTACGATTTAAAAGCAGGCACGCTCGAAGATCAGGCACTTGATGTGGTTCACCACAAACAGGAAATGAATGGATCGCTTGCACAGGCATCAGCACGGATTAATGCTTCGAAAAATTACTTAACCTTATTTGAAAAGGCCTACCAGGATAAAACCCGTAAGGCCGATCCCTGGAAAATCCAGCAAGCCCTAGCTTCCTATATCCGGTCCTTATCGCCTTTTAACTCAAAGTTTGATCGTTATATGCGGGGCGATAAAAAACAACTTAACGAGAAAGAAAAGAAGGGATTTAACCTTTTTATGGGAAAAGCTAAGTGTGGCAGTTGCCATTTTGTGCCACTTTTTAATGGTACTCCAGCTCCCCTGTTTATTAAAAGTGAAGCAGAGGTTTTAGGTGTACCTGCAAGCACCGATACCATAAAACCAAAATTAGATCAGGATCTGGGGCGTTACGCCCTATACGCTTACCCACAATATAAGCATGCTTTTAAAACTTCTACTTTAAGGAATATTACCAAAACGGCACCTTACATGCACAATGGGGTGTACAAAACACTGGAGCAGGTTATGGATTTCTATAATCGTGGTGGAGGAGCGGGAATGGGAATTGAGGTGAGCAACCAAACTTTATCTGCTGATAAACTGAATTTAAATAAAACAGAGATTAAACAGATTATTGCCTTTTTAGGTACGTTGGAGGATTTGCCTTAA
- a CDS encoding RNA polymerase sigma factor: MEQHNKLTDADLLALLKLGKEDAFVVIYHRYWECLINAAYQRLRSRSDAEEVVQEVFVNLYLRRNEIEPKSTLEAYLKTALKYKVIDMYRLQQLHYKHIDNLIAETQVNPQAADDELAIREFKLSVLSACQKLPQKCREVFIMFRFEELSHKEIALRTSISVSTVKKHLHKAMFFLREEFKGSKTFLTLVFWYLFYK; this comes from the coding sequence ATGGAACAGCATAACAAACTTACCGATGCAGATTTACTTGCCCTGTTAAAACTGGGTAAGGAAGATGCATTTGTAGTAATTTATCACCGATACTGGGAGTGTTTAATAAATGCTGCTTATCAACGTTTACGTTCAAGGAGCGATGCTGAAGAGGTGGTGCAGGAAGTATTTGTTAATCTGTATTTACGGCGAAATGAAATTGAACCTAAATCTACATTGGAGGCTTATCTTAAAACTGCGCTCAAATACAAAGTAATTGATATGTATCGTTTGCAACAGCTGCATTATAAGCATATCGATAACCTAATTGCCGAAACACAGGTTAACCCTCAAGCTGCAGATGATGAACTGGCGATTAGGGAGTTTAAACTCAGTGTGCTTTCGGCATGCCAGAAATTACCCCAAAAGTGCCGCGAAGTATTCATCATGTTCCGCTTCGAAGAATTGTCACATAAAGAAATTGCCCTGCGTACATCTATTTCAGTGAGTACGGTAAAAAAACACCTCCACAAGGCAATGTTTTTCCTACGGGAAGAATTTAAGGGGAGCAAAACATTCCTAACGCTGGTATTCTGGTACTTGTTTTATAAATAA